The Chryseobacterium indicum genome includes a window with the following:
- a CDS encoding non-ribosomal peptide synthetase — MEEPKNSKVDIKDQFFNIDLLSGAEKNKYLYEFNDTAYDYPKDKTIIELFQKQVVENPDNIAYQSDSFFVTYKELDEKSDQFALFITDKYNVKQGDIVGILLDREEYLIPVIFGILKTGAAYLPIDTIYPLDRILDIVEDSRMKLLVSRGVQRVTEKVQCSYVDLDHAEKDIKDQTGAFVMQQPDSNNLAYVIYTSGSTGKPKGVMIRHYNLINYISWAIRQYAENGKIVMPLYSSISFDLTITSIFVPLLSGNKIVLYKENDDVLPIEKVIQDNLCDTIKLTPSHLTVIKDSEILRENILSGTNIKRFIVGGENFPSALAKSIEDIFGGNIKIYNEYGPTEVTVGCMIYTFNPEDSSSSVPVGVPISNTQIYLLDEFLKPVPKGVLGELYLSGDSLGLGYLNNEILTNNAFVSNPFIEGKKMYKTGDFAKRNNDGNLVYAGRKDEQVKINSFRIELGDIEAKVLQHENIIECIATVYEKDDDRHLAVYYRSDNTIEPSEIKSFLSGRLPKYMIPAFFVRMETMPLTANGKIDKKRLPDPIMNADDSYAKPETPTEEKLLEVWAEVLNADKGKISTTADFIDMGGHSIKIMHMLNKVFREFNVKISIHTAFDYLTIKKLAAYIDTLKKDNVFVSIKKADRKDYYPLSSLQSRMYFLHEFNPDLLIYNLPKVLKIKGKVDMDRMQSAISLLIQRHESLRTSFHLVNQNPVQKITDEVDYRIERFRSYESDAKDIVNNFIRPFDLSVAPLTRAGIIEMENDEYILIFDQHHIITDGVSESILIKEFLSLYAGEELLPTKLQYRDYVEWQYSEAQQQELSRQKDFWISEFENEISTLDLPSDYPRPLINAQEGAAVEFEINSAVTSDLRRLAQKEGATLYMVMLSVFNILLSKLSNEEDIVVGTPVAGRQHVDLENVIGAFVNVLPVRNFPESKLKFNEFLQNIKSKTLRVFNNQDYPYEQLIDDLEVVRDTSHNALFDVMFAYQNFDNVQFEIPGLQITGYPLETKVSRLDLSLQIFENGDKLQLQFEYSTLLFKKETVDRFISYFNKIISSILENNDIRLADIEIISQDEKNLLLEKFNATSGDYPKNATIVSLFEQQVQKSPEKFAIVYEGTALTYHELNNKANQLAHLLKNRYNVKTGDVVGVIAERSEKLIIALLGILKSGAAYLPIDPAYPKERTSFILEDSSADIVIVDVFENIQFEGTVIRFNDAEDEEISNLVSIPQSDDLCYMIYTSGSTGMPKGVKISHQNVVNFMYGMNQNLPATENDCMLAVTSTSFDISVLEIFWTLCNGIEVVLHPGDIALTGLDRYLVDEDQSVDFSLFFFSSYNNRENNKYDLLLESVKYADKAGFNAVWTPERHFHEFGGLYPNPSVISSALAMITKQIELRSGSIVSPLHDPVRIVEEWSVVDNLSKGRVGLSFASGWNANDFTLNPDLFADRHSIMYSQIDVMKKLWKGESVKRKNGLGEEIDITVYPRPVQKEMPVWITSSGNEETFRSAGEVGANLLTHLLGQSIEQLKNKIQIYKDARELNGHGRNSGKVAIMLHAFIGEDIDEVERIVEEPFTEYLKSSVGINRILMEEAGLSVEDMDGDMMKVLLKNAFKRYYNTSSLIGTKNKCREMVLRLKEIGVDEIACLIDFGVEKDKVLESLEHIKDLKQLFNNQSHKNHRPITMVQSTPSFIKMSVDSTGSANFLKSLKTLLLGGEGLPYSLLETLRENTSADIYNMYGPTETTIWSAMHKINNEDTEVSIGKPILNTQILILDKDMKLVPVGVKGHLFIGGDGVSKGYWKRESLTSERFVDNPYNPGNEIYNTGDIAKFNKNGTIKLIGREDNQVKIRGHRIELGDIESCLNSHTDIKQSVVIVNGENENKSLAAYYVSDKNIDSALLRDILLESLPAYMLPAYFIKVENLPLTPNGKIDRKKLPNPKTVIEDSYVAPSNDIEEILVSIWSEVLELNQELINVNKSFFELGGNSLKILKLNALMNERLNWNISIPEIFRYPSIASLIDHKNNSNNSTEDYKAAADIEISEMQDMFNILEH, encoded by the coding sequence ATGGAAGAACCTAAGAATTCTAAAGTTGATATTAAAGATCAGTTTTTCAATATTGATTTATTATCAGGCGCAGAAAAAAATAAATACTTATACGAATTTAATGATACAGCATATGATTATCCCAAGGATAAAACTATAATAGAGCTTTTCCAAAAGCAGGTTGTAGAAAATCCGGATAATATTGCTTATCAGTCAGATTCCTTTTTTGTTACATATAAGGAACTGGATGAAAAATCGGATCAGTTTGCATTATTCATTACAGATAAATACAATGTAAAACAAGGAGATATTGTGGGAATACTTCTTGATCGTGAAGAATATCTTATACCGGTTATTTTTGGAATTCTAAAAACAGGAGCTGCTTATTTACCTATCGATACCATATATCCTTTAGACAGAATTTTAGATATTGTTGAAGATTCACGGATGAAACTTCTTGTTTCAAGAGGAGTACAGAGGGTAACTGAAAAAGTACAGTGCAGCTATGTAGATCTTGATCATGCAGAAAAAGATATTAAAGATCAGACAGGAGCTTTTGTAATGCAGCAACCAGATAGTAATAATTTGGCTTATGTTATTTACACATCAGGTTCCACAGGAAAACCGAAAGGGGTAATGATTCGTCATTATAATCTGATCAATTATATTTCCTGGGCAATCAGACAATATGCAGAGAATGGCAAAATAGTAATGCCTTTATACTCTTCAATTTCTTTTGATCTTACTATTACTTCCATTTTTGTTCCGCTTTTATCTGGGAATAAGATTGTTTTATACAAGGAAAATGATGATGTATTACCTATTGAAAAAGTAATACAGGACAATCTCTGTGATACCATAAAGCTTACTCCTTCACATCTTACGGTCATTAAAGACAGCGAAATACTGAGAGAAAATATCTTGTCGGGAACAAATATTAAGAGATTTATTGTGGGGGGCGAAAACTTTCCTTCAGCTCTTGCAAAATCAATCGAGGATATATTTGGAGGAAATATCAAAATTTACAACGAATATGGACCCACAGAAGTTACTGTAGGATGTATGATTTATACATTCAATCCGGAGGACAGCAGTTCTTCTGTACCTGTAGGTGTACCGATAAGCAATACACAGATTTATCTGCTGGATGAGTTTCTTAAACCTGTTCCGAAAGGAGTGTTGGGAGAACTTTATTTATCTGGTGACAGTTTAGGATTGGGATACCTTAATAATGAAATCCTTACTAATAATGCATTTGTTTCTAATCCTTTTATTGAAGGTAAGAAAATGTATAAAACAGGAGATTTTGCTAAACGTAATAATGATGGAAATCTGGTGTATGCAGGAAGAAAAGACGAGCAGGTAAAAATCAATTCATTCCGAATAGAACTTGGAGATATAGAAGCCAAAGTGTTGCAGCATGAAAATATTATTGAATGTATTGCAACTGTATATGAAAAGGATGATGACAGACATTTGGCAGTATATTACAGATCAGACAATACAATAGAACCATCAGAAATAAAATCATTCTTATCAGGCAGACTTCCGAAATATATGATTCCTGCATTTTTCGTGAGAATGGAAACAATGCCATTAACAGCAAACGGAAAGATCGATAAAAAGAGATTACCTGATCCGATAATGAATGCTGATGACAGCTATGCAAAACCGGAAACTCCAACCGAAGAAAAATTATTGGAAGTATGGGCTGAAGTTTTAAATGCGGATAAAGGTAAAATAAGTACAACAGCAGATTTTATAGATATGGGAGGACATTCTATAAAGATCATGCATATGCTTAACAAGGTTTTCAGAGAATTCAATGTTAAGATATCAATCCATACAGCTTTTGATTATCTTACCATCAAAAAACTTGCGGCTTATATTGATACTCTGAAAAAAGATAATGTCTTTGTTTCTATCAAAAAGGCTGATCGTAAAGATTACTATCCGCTTTCTTCATTGCAGAGCAGAATGTACTTTCTGCATGAATTTAATCCGGATCTGCTTATTTATAACCTTCCTAAAGTCTTAAAAATAAAAGGTAAAGTAGATATGGACAGAATGCAGTCTGCAATTTCTCTCCTTATACAACGACACGAGTCTTTACGTACATCTTTTCATTTAGTTAATCAAAATCCGGTACAAAAAATTACTGATGAAGTAGATTATAGAATAGAAAGATTTCGTTCTTATGAATCTGATGCGAAAGATATTGTAAACAATTTCATTCGTCCTTTTGATTTATCTGTTGCCCCTTTAACGAGAGCCGGAATTATTGAAATGGAAAATGATGAATATATTCTAATCTTCGATCAGCACCATATTATTACAGACGGAGTTTCGGAAAGTATTTTGATAAAAGAATTCCTTTCTTTATATGCAGGAGAAGAATTGTTACCAACTAAATTACAATATAGAGATTATGTAGAATGGCAATATTCTGAAGCGCAGCAACAGGAACTTAGCAGGCAAAAAGACTTTTGGATTTCAGAATTTGAAAATGAAATATCAACGCTTGATCTTCCTTCAGACTATCCAAGACCGTTGATTAATGCACAGGAAGGAGCTGCCGTTGAGTTTGAAATAAATAGTGCGGTAACATCTGATTTACGCAGGTTAGCCCAAAAAGAAGGTGCTACATTATACATGGTAATGTTGTCAGTATTTAATATTCTTTTATCTAAATTAAGCAATGAGGAAGATATCGTTGTAGGAACTCCGGTTGCTGGAAGACAGCATGTGGATCTGGAGAATGTGATAGGAGCATTTGTAAATGTTTTGCCTGTGAGAAATTTTCCTGAAAGCAAACTGAAATTCAACGAATTTTTACAGAATATAAAATCAAAAACTCTTAGAGTTTTCAATAATCAGGATTATCCTTATGAGCAGTTAATTGACGATCTTGAAGTAGTGAGAGATACAAGTCATAATGCGCTTTTCGATGTTATGTTTGCTTATCAGAATTTTGATAATGTACAATTTGAGATTCCGGGATTACAGATTACAGGATATCCTTTAGAAACGAAAGTATCAAGACTGGATTTGAGTTTACAAATATTTGAAAATGGAGATAAGCTTCAGTTACAGTTTGAATATTCTACTTTATTATTTAAAAAAGAGACAGTAGACAGATTCATTTCTTATTTTAATAAGATCATTTCAAGCATTCTTGAAAATAATGATATCCGACTTGCAGACATTGAAATCATTTCACAGGATGAAAAAAATCTGTTGTTGGAAAAATTTAATGCAACTTCCGGAGACTATCCTAAAAATGCGACAATTGTAAGTTTATTTGAACAACAGGTTCAAAAATCACCTGAAAAATTTGCGATCGTATATGAAGGGACAGCTTTAACTTATCACGAGCTTAATAATAAAGCTAATCAGCTGGCTCATTTACTTAAGAACAGATACAATGTAAAAACTGGTGATGTTGTAGGAGTTATTGCAGAACGCTCGGAAAAATTAATCATTGCTTTACTGGGAATACTTAAATCAGGAGCTGCTTATTTGCCTATAGATCCTGCTTATCCTAAGGAAAGAACTTCTTTCATTTTGGAAGATAGCAGTGCAGATATTGTAATTGTTGATGTCTTTGAAAATATTCAGTTTGAAGGTACTGTTATAAGATTTAATGATGCAGAAGACGAAGAAATATCTAATCTTGTTTCTATTCCTCAATCAGATGATCTTTGTTACATGATCTACACTTCTGGTTCTACAGGTATGCCAAAAGGAGTGAAAATATCCCATCAGAATGTGGTAAACTTTATGTACGGAATGAATCAGAATTTACCTGCAACTGAAAATGATTGTATGCTTGCCGTAACGAGTACTTCATTTGATATTTCGGTTTTAGAAATTTTCTGGACTCTTTGCAATGGTATCGAAGTAGTATTGCATCCCGGAGATATTGCTTTAACGGGGTTGGACAGGTATCTTGTAGATGAAGATCAGTCCGTGGATTTCAGTTTATTTTTCTTCTCAAGTTATAACAACAGAGAAAATAATAAATATGATCTGTTGCTGGAATCAGTAAAATATGCAGATAAGGCAGGATTCAACGCAGTCTGGACACCTGAAAGACATTTCCATGAATTTGGAGGACTGTATCCTAATCCATCGGTAATAAGTTCTGCTTTGGCTATGATAACCAAGCAGATTGAACTAAGAAGCGGAAGTATAGTATCTCCTTTACATGATCCTGTAAGAATAGTAGAAGAATGGTCTGTTGTAGATAATTTATCAAAAGGGCGTGTTGGATTGTCATTTGCTTCAGGTTGGAATGCCAATGACTTTACTCTGAATCCAGACTTATTTGCCGATCGGCATTCAATAATGTACAGTCAGATTGATGTCATGAAAAAACTCTGGAAGGGTGAATCTGTAAAAAGAAAAAATGGACTTGGAGAAGAAATAGACATTACAGTTTATCCAAGACCTGTACAAAAAGAAATGCCTGTATGGATCACATCCAGCGGTAACGAAGAAACCTTCAGAAGTGCGGGTGAAGTTGGCGCAAATCTGCTTACTCACCTTCTTGGCCAGAGTATCGAACAGCTTAAGAATAAAATTCAGATATATAAAGATGCAAGAGAGCTGAATGGGCACGGAAGAAATTCGGGTAAAGTTGCAATAATGCTGCATGCATTTATTGGTGAAGATATCGATGAGGTTGAGCGAATAGTAGAGGAGCCTTTTACAGAATATTTAAAATCTTCCGTAGGGATCAACAGAATCTTAATGGAAGAAGCCGGGCTTAGTGTTGAAGATATGGACGGAGATATGATGAAGGTTTTGTTGAAGAATGCCTTTAAAAGATATTATAATACAAGTTCACTAATCGGAACTAAGAATAAATGTCGGGAAATGGTACTCCGATTAAAGGAAATAGGGGTGGATGAGATCGCCTGTTTAATAGATTTCGGAGTTGAAAAAGATAAAGTTTTAGAAAGTCTTGAACATATTAAAGATTTAAAACAGTTATTTAATAATCAAAGCCATAAAAATCATAGACCAATCACTATGGTGCAGTCTACGCCTTCATTTATTAAAATGTCGGTGGACAGTACAGGTTCAGCTAATTTCCTTAAATCCCTGAAGACATTATTACTTGGCGGCGAAGGATTGCCCTATTCCCTTCTGGAAACGTTAAGAGAAAATACTTCTGCTGATATTTACAATATGTACGGACCAACAGAAACTACAATATGGTCTGCAATGCATAAAATAAACAATGAAGATACTGAAGTGAGTATAGGGAAACCAATACTGAACACGCAGATACTGATTTTAGATAAAGACATGAAATTGGTTCCCGTGGGAGTAAAAGGACATTTATTCATAGGTGGAGACGGAGTTTCAAAAGGATATTGGAAGCGCGAAAGTCTCACCAGTGAAAGATTTGTTGACAATCCTTACAATCCCGGGAATGAAATATACAACACAGGTGATATTGCAAAATTCAATAAAAACGGTACAATAAAACTTATAGGTCGAGAAGATAATCAGGTAAAAATAAGAGGACATCGTATAGAATTGGGAGATATAGAAAGCTGTCTCAACAGCCATACAGATATTAAGCAATCCGTTGTTATTGTAAACGGAGAAAACGAAAACAAATCTTTAGCAGCTTATTACGTATCGGATAAAAATATAGATTCGGCATTATTAAGGGATATACTTCTTGAAAGTCTTCCTGCTTACATGTTGCCTGCTTATTTTATAAAGGTGGAAAATCTTCCGCTTACTCCAAATGGTAAAATAGACAGAAAAAAATTACCAAATCCGAAAACCGTAATTGAGGATAGTTATGTAGCTCCCTCTAATGATATAGAAGAAATTTTGGTTTCCATCTGGTCTGAGGTTCTGGAACTCAATCAAGAGCTTATCAACGTTAATAAAAGCTTTTTTGAACTAGGAGGAAATTCGCTTAAGATTTTAAAGCTGAATGCCTTAATGAACGAAAGACTGAATTGGAATATTTCGATACCGGAAATTTTCCGTTACCCATCAATTGCATCACTAATTGATCATAAAAACAACTCAAACAATAGTACAGAAGATTACAAAGCAGCTGCGGATATTGAAATCTCAGAAATGCAGGACATGTTTAACATCTTAGAACATTAA